One region of Acidovorax sp. T1 genomic DNA includes:
- a CDS encoding CDP-alcohol phosphatidyltransferase family protein, with protein sequence MSADKVPTQRVAGIVVGQSPLRVWGLTSEARLQRQFARAGMAATPADADRVVLLRADWVFDEALVRGLAGATDDVALRAGEGDGEVVALSVAAAQAAEAATRLAERQALAGARTVSPAQIADGYNDKLRKREPPYLLPLTAESMDAIEWRTFRGAYKGVTDLVTLYAWPRPARYVTRLCAEAGITPNQVTSLSLVLVLAAMWLFWTGHYGWGLAAAWGMTFLDTVDGKLARVTLNSSRFGDFFDHSIDLVHPPFWWWAWIVGLAAVGLPLTHAALALTAIVAGYVLQRLEEGLFIACFGIEMHVWERFDSRFRLITARRNPNLLLLTASLPFGRPDLGILAVAIWTVACLAVHAVRLLQAAVARRRGPLRSWLSAST encoded by the coding sequence ATGAGCGCCGACAAGGTGCCCACCCAGCGCGTTGCCGGGATCGTCGTCGGCCAATCGCCCTTGCGTGTCTGGGGCCTCACGTCGGAGGCCCGCTTGCAGCGCCAGTTCGCGCGGGCCGGCATGGCGGCGACGCCGGCCGATGCCGACCGTGTCGTGCTGCTGCGGGCCGATTGGGTCTTCGACGAAGCGCTGGTGCGCGGCCTCGCCGGTGCGACGGACGACGTCGCGTTGCGGGCGGGCGAGGGCGACGGCGAGGTGGTCGCGCTGTCGGTCGCGGCTGCGCAGGCCGCCGAAGCCGCGACGCGGCTGGCCGAGCGGCAAGCGCTGGCCGGCGCACGCACCGTCTCGCCGGCGCAGATCGCCGACGGCTACAACGACAAACTGCGCAAGCGCGAACCGCCGTACCTGCTCCCGCTGACCGCGGAAAGCATGGACGCCATCGAGTGGCGCACCTTCCGCGGCGCCTACAAGGGCGTGACCGACCTGGTCACGCTCTACGCCTGGCCGCGGCCGGCGCGCTACGTCACGCGGCTGTGCGCCGAAGCCGGCATCACGCCGAACCAGGTGACCTCGCTCAGCCTGGTGCTGGTGCTGGCCGCGATGTGGCTGTTCTGGACCGGGCACTACGGCTGGGGACTGGCGGCCGCCTGGGGCATGACCTTCCTCGACACGGTGGACGGCAAGCTGGCGCGCGTCACGCTGAACTCGTCGCGCTTCGGCGACTTCTTCGACCATTCCATCGACCTGGTCCATCCGCCGTTCTGGTGGTGGGCCTGGATCGTCGGGCTGGCGGCCGTCGGCCTGCCGCTGACGCATGCCGCGCTGGCGCTCACGGCCATCGTCGCGGGCTACGTGCTGCAGCGGCTCGAAGAAGGCCTGTTCATCGCGTGCTTCGGCATCGAGATGCACGTGTGGGAGCGCTTCGACAGCCGCTTCCGGCTCATCACCGCGCGCCGCAACCCGAACCTGCTGCTGCTGACCGCGTCCCTTCCCTTCGGCCGTCCCGACCTCGGCATCCTCGCCGTGGCGATCTGGACCGTCGCCTGCCTGGCCGTGCATGCCGTGCGGCTGCTGCAGGCCGCCGTGGCGCGCCGCCGCGGCCCGCTGCGCTCCTGGCTTTCGGCCTCGACGTGA
- a CDS encoding HIT family protein, with the protein MANATETKFGDPATRLAQTDCWTLLLRPKQPTLGALVLVCREPVQAFADVSAKAFAEMQGMVRRIEAALHEVVGYERINYLMLMMVDPDVHFHVIPRYDGTRSFDGVAFPDAGWPGPPALDAAVALDAAMTAQLSVALREALQRTAP; encoded by the coding sequence ATGGCCAATGCCACTGAAACGAAATTCGGCGATCCCGCCACACGCCTCGCGCAGACGGACTGCTGGACGCTGCTGCTGCGCCCCAAGCAGCCCACGCTGGGGGCACTGGTGCTGGTGTGCCGGGAGCCGGTCCAGGCCTTCGCCGATGTGAGCGCGAAGGCCTTCGCGGAAATGCAGGGAATGGTCCGCCGCATCGAGGCCGCGCTGCACGAGGTGGTGGGCTACGAACGCATCAACTACCTGATGCTGATGATGGTCGACCCCGACGTGCACTTCCACGTGATCCCGCGCTACGACGGCACGCGCAGCTTCGACGGCGTGGCCTTCCCTGACGCCGGCTGGCCCGGCCCGCCGGCGCTGGACGCGGCCGTCGCGCTCGACGCCGCGATGACCGCCCAACTGAGCGTCGCCCTGCGCGAGGCCCTGCAGCGCACCGCCCCCTGA
- a CDS encoding metallophosphoesterase family protein — translation MIEASVQTESSGRLSMSGLTLAHVSDLHLPFEPVLSPRQRLSKRQLSAWSWQRRRALHRTDILDALAQDLRAHAVDHILVTGDITNFSLPGEFEQAARWLTALAPPERISIVPGNHDALVPVPHAQGLGLWQGWTRADDGWPVVHHRDGVALIGLNSALPTAPLLARGRLGDAQLARLEQLLIAEGQAGRTRIVMLHHPPAAGAIGWRKALADAPALRAVLKRAGAELVLHGHARDARMDVVAGPSLPIPCLCVPSSSAVPNPKDQGALWHRLRLMDGAGGPQVMVEVRRWSTEAEAFVADGAYALALPRAR, via the coding sequence ATGATCGAAGCGAGTGTCCAGACAGAAAGCAGCGGGCGATTATCGATGAGCGGATTGACCTTGGCCCACGTGTCGGACCTGCACCTTCCCTTCGAGCCGGTGCTCTCGCCACGGCAACGCCTGTCGAAGCGCCAGCTCAGTGCCTGGTCGTGGCAGCGGCGGCGCGCGCTGCACCGCACCGACATCCTCGACGCGCTCGCGCAGGACCTGCGCGCCCATGCGGTCGATCACATCCTGGTCACCGGCGACATCACCAACTTCTCGCTGCCCGGCGAATTCGAGCAGGCGGCGCGCTGGCTCACGGCGCTCGCGCCGCCAGAGCGCATCAGCATCGTCCCGGGCAACCACGACGCCCTGGTGCCCGTGCCGCACGCACAGGGCCTCGGGCTCTGGCAGGGCTGGACTCGCGCCGACGACGGCTGGCCCGTCGTGCACCACCGCGACGGTGTGGCGCTGATCGGGCTGAACTCGGCGCTGCCGACCGCGCCGCTGCTGGCCCGCGGCCGGCTCGGCGACGCGCAGCTCGCGCGCCTCGAACAGCTGCTGATCGCTGAAGGCCAGGCGGGACGGACCCGCATCGTCATGCTGCATCACCCGCCGGCCGCAGGCGCCATCGGCTGGCGCAAGGCCCTGGCCGACGCCCCGGCGCTGCGCGCCGTGCTCAAGCGTGCCGGCGCCGAGCTGGTACTGCATGGCCACGCCCGCGACGCCCGCATGGACGTGGTCGCTGGCCCGTCGCTGCCGATCCCATGCCTCTGCGTGCCCTCGTCGTCGGCCGTGCCGAACCCGAAGGACCAGGGCGCGCTCTGGCACCGGCTGAGACTGATGGACGGCGCCGGTGGCCCCCAGGTCATGGTCGAGGTGCGCCGCTGGTCGACCGAGGCCGAGGCCTTCGTCGCCGACGGCGCCTACGCGCTGGCCCTGCCGCGCGCTCGCTGA